Proteins from a genomic interval of Brachybacterium vulturis:
- a CDS encoding SRPBCC family protein, with translation MNQTIDGIVTASREIAAPAEALFALIADPAQQPRWDGNDNLAEAAPGQRVRALGDVFVMTNRNGGVRDNHIVAFTEGREIAWRTAPHGEQPPGHQWGWLLEPLADGRTRVTHTYDFTALPAEQEKRLAKARAMTPEKLLASIDRLAALAEEGGDS, from the coding sequence ATGAACCAGACCATCGACGGCATCGTCACCGCCTCCCGGGAGATCGCCGCCCCGGCGGAGGCTCTCTTCGCACTGATCGCCGACCCTGCGCAGCAGCCCCGCTGGGACGGCAATGACAACCTCGCCGAGGCCGCACCCGGCCAGCGGGTGCGCGCCCTGGGCGACGTGTTCGTGATGACGAACCGGAACGGCGGGGTGCGCGACAACCACATCGTCGCCTTCACCGAGGGGCGCGAGATCGCGTGGCGCACCGCACCGCACGGTGAGCAGCCGCCCGGCCATCAGTGGGGCTGGCTGCTCGAGCCGCTCGCGGACGGCCGCACCCGCGTCACCCACACCTACGATTTCACCGCGCTGCCCGCCGAGCAGGAGAAGCGCCTGGCCAAGGCGCGGGCGATGACCCCGGAGAAGCTGCTGGCCTCGATCGACCGCCTGGCGGCCCTCGCCGAGGAGGGCGGGGACTCCTGA
- a CDS encoding DUF1992 domain-containing protein has protein sequence MMDPAVARIESTIEQAVRRGDFDDLPGAGRPLDLPASHDPDWWINQRLASGDIDREALLPVVVLLRKEYQRREQTLAALPHESAAREYAADFTERVHQDRRAHPFQSMLAPAWDPDDAAQRWREVRARGQREPAPEPTEPQPPAAPSPRRRWWRFGRRT, from the coding sequence ATGATGGACCCCGCCGTGGCCCGGATCGAATCGACGATCGAGCAGGCGGTGCGCCGCGGCGACTTCGACGACCTGCCCGGTGCCGGGAGGCCGCTGGACCTGCCCGCCTCCCACGACCCGGACTGGTGGATCAACCAGCGACTGGCCAGCGGCGACATCGATCGCGAGGCGCTGCTGCCGGTGGTGGTGCTGCTGCGCAAGGAGTACCAGCGGCGCGAGCAGACCCTCGCCGCGCTGCCGCACGAGAGCGCCGCGCGCGAGTACGCCGCGGACTTCACCGAGCGGGTCCACCAGGATCGCCGCGCGCACCCCTTCCAGAGCATGCTCGCCCCGGCCTGGGATCCGGACGACGCCGCGCAGCGATGGCGGGAGGTGCGGGCCCGCGGACAGCGGGAGCCCGCGCCCGAGCCGACGGAGCCGCAGCCCCCGGCCGCACCGTCCCCGCGGCGGCGCTGGTGGCGCTTCGGCAGGCGGACCTGA